The Deltaproteobacteria bacterium HGW-Deltaproteobacteria-4 DNA window CTTGGCTACCTGCGCCGCCGCGTTGTCGAAGAAGGATTTTATGTCCTGCGCGGTGAACTCTCGCTGACCAGCGATGATCTCTTTGAACGCGAACCGGCGCTTATGATGCGCGCCTTTCTGTTGGCGCAGCGACATAACGTCAAGCTCAGCGTTCCGCTTAAAGGGTTGATTCGTGCCAATTTGCATCGGATCAACGACAAGGTGCGGCGTTCCAAAATTATGGCAGATGGTTTCCTTGAAATTCTCCGCAGCCCCTCCGGCGTTGTCGAGACCCTGCGCGAGATGCACCATCTGCAATTTCTTAATCACTTTATCCCCGAATTTGCCCATATCTTCTGCAAGGTGCAGCACGACGCCTACCATATCTACACGGTTGATGTGCATACTCTCTTTGCCGTTGAGGAGATCTGTAAGGTCTGGCGCGGCGATTATGCAGCCAAAAAACCGGTCCTGACCCAGGTGGCAGGGGAGATTGAGAAGCGCGAACTCCTCCTGCTCGGCGTCCTTCTGCACGATATCGGCAAGGGGGAAGGAAAAGATCACAGCAACAAGGGGGCGGACATGGTACCGACCATTGCCCGTCGTCTCGGCCTATCCCGCGAGGACAGCCAGCGTCTCCAATTTCTTGTTCGCCAGCATCTCGTCCTCGCCAATACTTCGCAGCGTCGCGATCTCTCTGATGACAAGCTCATCGATCAGGTCGCCCAGACCATGGAGATGAGCGAAAATCTGCGCATGCTTTACCTCCTTACCTTTGCCGATCTTAAGGCGGTCGGTCCGGATATCTGGTCGGAATGGAAAGGACGGCTTCTCCAGGAGCTTTACGAGAAGGTCTACGATGTCCTCGAACGCGGTGACTTTCACAGTGAGCGGAGTTCGGAGAAGGTTCGTAACCGCACGCGCAAGATCTTTGAACTCCTCGAAGACGAGTTCGAGCCGCGCATTCTCCGCGAGTATGTTAAATCATTGTCGACGCGTTATCTCCTCGCCCATCGCTCCAGCGAGATTGCCGAGCATCTCCGCATTGTCCTGAAGCGCGGCGAGAAGACCGTGCAGATCTTTGTCCGTCAGGACAGCGACGGGGAGTTCAGCGAGATAATGGTGACCACCCTCGATGCGCCCGGTCTCTTCTCCCTGATCACTGGGGTGATGGCGGCGAACAGCCTGAACATCCTCGGCGCCGAGATCAACACCCTGTCGAACGGCGTTGCTCTCGATATCCTCCAGGTGCGCTCTCCTGCCGGCGAGATGGTCACCGATCCGCGTAAATGGGAGCGGGTGGAGAGCGATCTCTGTGCCGTTATCGAAGGGCGGGTGCGAGTTGATGAACTGGTACGCAAGCAGAAACGCCCTGATTTTCTCACCCCCAAGGCCCGTCCCCGCTATCCGACCCGGGTCGAGATCGACAATACGGTCTCCAGCGAATATACCGTCATCGATATCTTCTCCCACGACCAGGTCGGCCTCCTTTATCAGATGACCCGCACCCTCAAGGATCTCGGCCTTTACATCGGTGTGTCGCGGATTTCGACCAAGGTCGATCAGGCGGCCGATACCTTTTATGTCAAGGATATCTTCGGACAGAAGATCCGCGACGAAGAGCGCCTGGCGACCATCCGGCAGCAGTTGATCGAGCGGATCGGGGAAGATATTTGAACCGCGCCGAACCGCTGGATCTTTATCTCGATCAGTTTCTGCATTATCTGACCGTGGAGAAGGGGAGTTCCAAGCATACGCTGGAAGCCTACAGCCGCGACCTCGGGCGTTACCTGGCGCATCTGGCTGCCAGTGACGTTGACAACTTGTCCGAGATCCGACCGGCGCTGATCCTCCTTTATCTTGCCAGGTTGAAGGAGGCGGGCCTCTCGGCGCGCAGTCGTGCCCGTGCGCTGGTGGCAGTGCGGAGTTTTCATAAATTCCTTTGTAGCGATGGGGTCACGCTCGAAAATCCGACGTTGCAGGTCAGTGCGCCGCGCATTGCCGCCGCCCTGCCGCACTCTTTGAGTCTTGTCGAGGTCGAAGCACTGCTGCGCGCCCCGAACGGAGACGACCCCTACAGTCTGCGCGACCGGGCGATGCTCGAAGTTTTGTATGCCACCGGCCTGCGCGTTTCGGAGTTGATCGCCCTGCGGGTTGAAGATTTCCGTTTCGAGGCCGGCTATCTCATTGTTTTTGGTAAACGCCGCAAGGAGCGGGTGATCCCCCTCAACGATACGGCTCTGGCAGCAGTTGATGACTATCGCAAGTACGGACGGCCCCGTCTCGACCGGACCGACAAAATCGTCCCGGTTCTCTTTCTCAATCGGGATGGAGGAGGGTTGACACGACAGGGTTTCTGGAAGATCATCAGGCGCCGCGCCTTGGAGGCTGGTATCGCCAAGAAGATTACTCCGCATACACTGCGCCACTCCTTTGCCACCCATCTGTTGGAAAATGGCGCGGATTTGCGGGCGGTGCAGGCGATGCTCGGCCATGCGGATATCGCCACAACGCAGATTTATACGCACGTCACCCGTGACGGGTTACGGAAAATCCACCAGAAATATCACCCGCGCGGTTGAAGTCCGGCGGATGTACAGAGGATGTTATGAAATATATTATTTTGCTCGGCGATGGCATGGCCGACGAACCCCTGGCTGAACTCGACAACAAGACCCCCTTGCAGCATGCGCAGACGCCGCGCATGGATGGCCTCGCCCGCATTTGCGAACAGGGTCTGGCTGATACTGTCCCCGCCGGTTACGCACCAGGGAGCGATGTCGCCAACCTCTCGGTCTTCGGTTACGACCCTACCACCTGCTATACCGGCCGCTCTCCCTTGGAAGCCGCGAGTATGGGGGTAGAGCTTGGACCAGAGGATGTCTCCTTCCGCCTCAATCTTGTCCATCTTCAGCCCCATGCCGGCCGGATCTACATGAACGACTTTTCCGCCGGCCACATCTCGACGCCGGAAGCCGCCGAAATCATCGCCACCTTGCAGGCTGAGCTCGGCGGCAGCGAGTTCAGTTTCCATGCCGGCGTTTCTTATCGTCACCTGTTAGTCTGGAAGGGGGGGAAGGAGAAGATGACCTGCACCCCGCCGCACGACATCACCAATCAGAGTATCGATAGCTACCTCCCTACAGGGGACGGCGCCAGTGAGTTGATCAATCTCATTACTTCGTCGCAGCTTCTGCTGAAACGCCATCCAATCAATCTCACCCGCGAAGAGCGCGGCGACAACCCTGCCAACTCCATCTGGCTTTGGGGACAGGGGCGCAAGCCGCACATGGAGACGATGGCGGCGCGTTATGGTCTGCGCGGCGCGGTGATCTCCGCCGTCGATCTCCTCAAGGGGATCGGTGTCTGCGCCGGCCTCGACATCATCAATGTCCCCGGCGCTACCGGTTACATCGACACCAACTACCGCGGCAAGGCCGAAGCCGCCCTGGAAGCGCTCAAGACCCGTGATTTTGTGTACGTTCATGTCGAAGCCCCGGACGAAGCGTCCCATGCCGGGAATTTGGCGCATAAACTCAAGGCGATCGAGGATTTCGATAAACTCGTGGTCGGCACGGTCCTTGACGGCATCGCCGCTCTCGGTCCGCACCGCGTCCTTGTCCTCCCCGATCATCCGACTCCGGTGGCGAAGATGACTCACACCAGCGATCCCGTCCCTTATCTCCTTTACGATTCCGCCGGCGCCTTTCCGCCCGCCTGTCCTGCGGATGGCTACTCGGAAGCAGCGGCCGAAGCCAGCAATATACGGATCACGCCGGGCTGTGACCTCTTTGCGCGCATGGTCAAAGGCCAATAAACAGGTGCAGAGAACTATTCAACAGGGCAAGGGCAGCCATTCAGGTTTTTCAGAAAGCGGCAGTGGATCTGATGCAAGCTGGATCTGGAGTGCCTTGACTCGGTAGCGAGGGCCGTTGTATTAATACCGCTTTTACGCTTTTCTCTGCGAAACGAAAGGTAGGCGATGAAGATTATCAGGGCCGAGCGGGCGGGAATGTGTATGGGGGTCAATCTGGCGCTGAGTAAACTCGACGCCCTGATTGCCCGGATGCCGCAACCCGACTCCCTCTTTATCCTCGGCTCGATCATCCATAATCCGCAGGTGGTACGGGCCTACGCCGACAAGGGCGTCATTACCGTCCAGTCGCCGGCGGAGATTCCGGCCGGGGCTACGGCGGTCATTCGCGCGCATGGCGTCACCAAAGAGGTGGAGAAGGAGCTCAGTCAGCGTGGGGTACAGATTGTCGATGCCACCTGTCCCAAGGTCAAGGCGGCCTGCCTCCTTATTGAAAAGCATACAGCGTCCGGACGGGTTCTCCTCCTGTACGGTGAAGCAACCCATCCGGAAGTGAAGTGCCTCCTCAGTTATGCCGCGGCCGGGGCTTTTGTCTTCGACAGCCGCGAGGCGTGTCTTTCCTTATTGCTCGATCCGGTGCACAGTTATTGTCTGGCAGCGCAGACAACGCAGGACAAAGCAATCTTCAAAGAGATCAGTGCCGAGCTCAAGGGCCGTACCGATCTCGATCTTATCGTTCTCGACACCATCTGCGACGCCACCCGCGAACGTCAGGACGAAGCGGTGCGTATCGCCCGCGAGGTCGATTTTGTTGTTGTTGCCGGCGGCTATGAAAGCAGCAACACCCGGCGTCTGGCGCAGGTTGTCCTTTCCCAGGGGACGCCGGCGCTGCATATCGAGACAGCCGAGGATCTCCCCCTTGATGAATTGAAAAAATATCAGCGCATCGGCCTGACCGCCGGCGCCTCGACTCCGAAAGTGATCGTTGACGAAATCCAGCGGGTTCTGGAAGCCCTGTAGGGAAGAATATTAATGATTTTTGCTCAGAAGAATAAAGTCCTTCTTGGCCTCTTTTCACCGGCAGGCGCTGAGAGTGTTCCACCTCTGGAACTGTTGCGGCGGATCAATCAGCCACTCTTC harbors:
- the glnD gene encoding [protein-PII] uridylyltransferase, giving the protein MTEPLHSSGRFFLPELVDPRTPYEERRAALLVAARAFLDFHHAGIRDEHRSGASGRKVVASLTSVADTLIRNLYTCVSGGVACGPKDRTTLIAIGGYGRGELNPRSDIDIMFLTEEKEGKEFAKEISDRVLYLLWDLGLEVGFSVRSISDCLEIADQDLTARTALLDSRPLAGDNALYGQYEKVVGTTIRVKQGKRYIEEKLEERRLRLKKYGSSVYLLEPNIKEGEGGLRDLHTALWVAQVKYKCRVLQELVVKGVMTDQDGAEFEAALDYLWRIRNELHYLAARKTDQLDFEKQEQIAAFLGYQDSRKGQAVEQFMQDYYAHAVRVEHIATSLINKTLQQGDKSFGILGYLRRRVVEEGFYVLRGELSLTSDDLFEREPALMMRAFLLAQRHNVKLSVPLKGLIRANLHRINDKVRRSKIMADGFLEILRSPSGVVETLREMHHLQFLNHFIPEFAHIFCKVQHDAYHIYTVDVHTLFAVEEICKVWRGDYAAKKPVLTQVAGEIEKRELLLLGVLLHDIGKGEGKDHSNKGADMVPTIARRLGLSREDSQRLQFLVRQHLVLANTSQRRDLSDDKLIDQVAQTMEMSENLRMLYLLTFADLKAVGPDIWSEWKGRLLQELYEKVYDVLERGDFHSERSSEKVRNRTRKIFELLEDEFEPRILREYVKSLSTRYLLAHRSSEIAEHLRIVLKRGEKTVQIFVRQDSDGEFSEIMVTTLDAPGLFSLITGVMAANSLNILGAEINTLSNGVALDILQVRSPAGEMVTDPRKWERVESDLCAVIEGRVRVDELVRKQKRPDFLTPKARPRYPTRVEIDNTVSSEYTVIDIFSHDQVGLLYQMTRTLKDLGLYIGVSRISTKVDQAADTFYVKDIFGQKIRDEERLATIRQQLIERIGEDI
- a CDS encoding cofactor-independent phosphoglycerate mutase translates to MKYIILLGDGMADEPLAELDNKTPLQHAQTPRMDGLARICEQGLADTVPAGYAPGSDVANLSVFGYDPTTCYTGRSPLEAASMGVELGPEDVSFRLNLVHLQPHAGRIYMNDFSAGHISTPEAAEIIATLQAELGGSEFSFHAGVSYRHLLVWKGGKEKMTCTPPHDITNQSIDSYLPTGDGASELINLITSSQLLLKRHPINLTREERGDNPANSIWLWGQGRKPHMETMAARYGLRGAVISAVDLLKGIGVCAGLDIINVPGATGYIDTNYRGKAEAALEALKTRDFVYVHVEAPDEASHAGNLAHKLKAIEDFDKLVVGTVLDGIAALGPHRVLVLPDHPTPVAKMTHTSDPVPYLLYDSAGAFPPACPADGYSEAAAEASNIRITPGCDLFARMVKGQ
- a CDS encoding site-specific tyrosine recombinase XerD, which translates into the protein MDLYLDQFLHYLTVEKGSSKHTLEAYSRDLGRYLAHLAASDVDNLSEIRPALILLYLARLKEAGLSARSRARALVAVRSFHKFLCSDGVTLENPTLQVSAPRIAAALPHSLSLVEVEALLRAPNGDDPYSLRDRAMLEVLYATGLRVSELIALRVEDFRFEAGYLIVFGKRRKERVIPLNDTALAAVDDYRKYGRPRLDRTDKIVPVLFLNRDGGGLTRQGFWKIIRRRALEAGIAKKITPHTLRHSFATHLLENGADLRAVQAMLGHADIATTQIYTHVTRDGLRKIHQKYHPRG
- the ispH gene encoding 4-hydroxy-3-methylbut-2-enyl diphosphate reductase; amino-acid sequence: MKIIRAERAGMCMGVNLALSKLDALIARMPQPDSLFILGSIIHNPQVVRAYADKGVITVQSPAEIPAGATAVIRAHGVTKEVEKELSQRGVQIVDATCPKVKAACLLIEKHTASGRVLLLYGEATHPEVKCLLSYAAAGAFVFDSREACLSLLLDPVHSYCLAAQTTQDKAIFKEISAELKGRTDLDLIVLDTICDATRERQDEAVRIAREVDFVVVAGGYESSNTRRLAQVVLSQGTPALHIETAEDLPLDELKKYQRIGLTAGASTPKVIVDEIQRVLEAL